The Lutra lutra chromosome 10, mLutLut1.2, whole genome shotgun sequence genome contains a region encoding:
- the LOC125079941 gene encoding olfactory receptor 52D1-like — MPPLNTSRPSPVTFLLMGIPGLEHLHVWIGIPFCSMYVVAVVGNVTILAVVRAERSLHEPMFLFLCMLSITDLVLSTSTLPRMLCLFWLGAHDIAFDACLTQMFFIHSFTAMESGFFLAMAFDRYVAICHPLRHTTILTHARITIMGIIVVIRGIAFFSPHPILLKQLPYCRTRIIAHTYCEFMAVVKLACMDIRATKSYSLSMASIIGSCDAILIAVSYGFILRSVFRLPSREAGFKALGTCGSHVCVILVFYSTAGFSIFTHRFGKNVPAHIHIFIANMYLLVPPFLNPIVYGVRTKKIRERVLRILMVKVA; from the coding sequence ATGCCTCCTCTCAACACTTCTCGTCCCTCTCCTGTCACCTTCCTGTTGATGGGCATCCCGGGACTAGAGCACCTGCATGTCTGGATTGGAATTCCCTTCTGCTCCATGTATGTGGTGGCTGTGGTGGGGAATGTGACCATCCTGGCTGTAGTGAGGGCAGAGCGAAGCCTCCATGAGCCtatgttcctctttctctgcatgctCTCTATCACCGACCTGGTCCTCTCCACATCCACCCTGCCGCGAATGCTCTGTCTCTTCTGGCTCGGAGCCCATGACATTGCTTTTGATGCCTGCCTGACCCAAATGTTCTTCATTCACAGTTTTACTGCTATGGAATCAGGCTTTTTCCTGGCCATGGCCTTTGACCGTTATGTCGCCATTTGTCATCCACTGCGCCATACCACCATTCTCACTCATGCTCGCATCACCATAATGGGTATTATTGTGGTGATTCGGGGCATAgccttcttttctccacatcccatcCTGCTCAAACAGCTGCCTTACTGCAGAACACGAATCATTGCCCATACCTACTGTGAGTTCATGGCTGTGGTGAAGTTGGCGTGTATGGACATAAGGGCCACCAAGAGTTATAGCCTCAGTATGGCTTCTATCATTGGCTCATGTGATGCCATTCTCATTGCTGTATCCTATGGCTTCATCCTCCGCTCTGTATTCCGCCTGCCATCCCGAGAAGCTGGCTTTAAGGCTTTGGGCACATGTGGATCACATGTCTGTGTTATTCTTGTGTTCTATTCCACAGCtggtttttccattttcactCACCGTTTTGGGAAGAATGTGCCTGCACATATCcatatttttattgcaaatatgTACCTTTTGGTGCCCCCTTTCCTCAACCCCATTGTGTATGGAGTAAGGACCAAGAAAATACGGGAGCGCGTTCTTAGGATATTAATGGTCAAAGTTGCTTGA